GATCGAAGCTTCCTGTTGGGTGCAGGCAGGCTGTTGGAGCAGCAACCTGTGGGAGCGGGCTTGCCCGCGAATGTCGCAAGATCAGGCGCCGCTTTCGCGGCCAAGGCCGCTCCCACAGAGAGTTGCTCCCACGGGCGCTGGGCCCGAGGTCCTCGTGGGAGCGGGCTTGCCCGCGAATGTCGCAGGATCAGGCGCCACTATCGCGGCCAAGGCCGCTCCCACGGGGGAGTACGCTCGGCTGGCTTCAGTGCTGGCGGTCGAATTGGATGCGCTGGCGCTCGTCCAACGCCACCGGGTCGAACGCGTGCACCTTGGCGGTGGCAGCCAATGACGCCCCGAAGAGGGTGTGGCTGGGCGCCCTCATTGATCCGTTGGCCGGCCTGCTTCGGTTCGGGGCGCAGACGGGCCGGCTGCTGGAGTGTCGAAATTCTTTACATTGCGGGCCTCGGCATGCCCGGTCGGGTCAGGCGACACGAGTGCCAACTTGCCGCAAGCCGCGGATACCAAACGCTGTTTCGCCGCCGGTCAAGTCTTGAGAACGCTTCTTGCTTGGCAATCGGAAAAATGGGCAGTTTCGATTGCCGGTCTCGCCGCATTCGCGTGCTCGAGCAGAATTGGAGAAGTGCCTTGATGGAACAACGAACGCGGCATCGCTTGCGCCGGTTGATCGAACTGACCGTGCAGGCGGTCGAACGCGGCTTGATGCCGCTGCCCAAGGCGGCCGAGACGCTCGATGCCGCGGGTGCGCCTTTCGAGGTGGTGTGTCGGGTGTTGCTGCCCTTCAAGCATGGTGTGCCGGGCGGCACAGATGGAAAGCGCGCATCCGCTTGGGATGAGTTTGCACCGCGCTGAGGCCCCTCAGACCAGCACTTCGACCACGCCCGGGTGGCCGAGGAAGCCTTGCGGGCTTGCAGTGGCGCCATAGGCGCCCGATTGATGGATCGCCACCAGGTCGCCCGCTTGTGCCACAGGCAGGGCCATGCGGTCGGCGAGGAGGTCGAGCGGCGTGCACAGCGGGCCGACGACCGAGACCGTCTCCATCTCGCTGGCGTTCATGCGGTTGGCGATGGCGGCCGGATAGTTCTTGCGGATGACCTGGCCGAAGTTGCCCGAAGCCGACAGATGGTGGTGCAGGCCACCATCGGTGACCAGGTAGGTGTGGCCGCGCGAGACCTTCTTGTCCAGTACCTTGGCGACATACAAGCCCGCTTCGCCGACCAGGTAGCGTCCGAGTTCGATGACGATTTCCGCCTGCGGTAGCGCCGACTGTGCCTGCTCGACGATGGCGGCGAGGTTGGCGCCGATGGGGCCGAGCTCGAGCGGTTGCTCGCCCGGGAAGTAGGGAATGCCGAAGCCGCCGCCGAGGTTGAGGAACCTGACCGGCGAGGGCGCGTGCTCGGCCAGCAGGCAGGCGAGCGCGAAGCTCTTTTGCTGGGCCTCGACAATGGATTCGGGCTTGAGGTTCTGCGAGCCGGCGAAGAGGTGGAAGCCCTCGAAGGCCAGCCCGGCACGGCCGATGGCGGCAAGCAGCTCGGGCACCTGCTCGGCATCCACGCCGAACTGCTTGGGACCGCCGCCCATCTTCATGCCCGAGGACTTGAGCTCGAAGTCCGGATTGACGCGCACCGCGACCCGCGCCGGCAGGCCGAGCGTCTGCTGCGCGGCGGCGAGGATCGGCAGCTCGCGGAAGGATTCGACGTTGATCAGGATGCCGGCGGCCACCGCCTGGTGGAGTTCGGCTTCGGTCTTGCCGGGGCCGGCAAAGCTGATCTCCTGCGGGTCGGCACCCGCATCCAGCGCCACCAGCAGCTCGCCGGCCGAGGCCACGTCGATGCCATCGACCAGGCGGGCCATGTGGCACACCAGCGCCGGCATGGGGTTGGCCTTCATCGCGTAGTGCAGCTTGACCGCGGCCGGCAGCGCCGCCCGCAGCTGCGCCACGCGTGCGTCGAGCAGGCTGCGGTCATACACATAGAACGGCGTGCGCCCCACCCGCGCGGCGATGCGGCTGATCGGCTGGCCGTTGACGAGCAGCTCGCCGTTCTCGCTGCGGAATTGCGACATCGGGGTGTGGACGGGGGGCTGGCGGGTTTCGGTCATGACGGGCTCGAAGAGTTGCAGTGCGGCGCAGATTGTAGCCGCTACACCGCCCGCCGACGCCCGCTGCGACCGACGGGCTGGCGGGCGCCGCGGATGACGCTGGCGATCATGGTGGCGATGAAGACGGCGAGCGTGGCGGCGTTGGCGAGCGCGCCCCATTGACGTAGCGCGAGGTTGTCGGCGACGCCGCCGAAAACCCGCAGCGCAAGCGACAGGTGCAGCAGCGCCAGCGGCACGTAGAAGAAGGGGTGGTAGGGGATCTTCACCTTGAGCACGGCCGGGAAGATGATGGCGGCGTGGCCGAAGACCATGGCGAACACGAAGCCGAGCGCGATGGCGTGCATTGCGCTGTCGTGCAGAGCGTGACCGGGCGCGAAGCCGCCGGCCAGCCCGGCGGCCGCCCCCGCGCCCAGCCACGCGTAGCCGGTGAGCAGGCAGATGCCGATGAAGCGGGTGAGGCCGTGCTGGCCGGCGGTGTGGCGGGCGATGTCGAAGACGAGCAACCAGATCGCCAGTGCGAGCAGTCCGGCGCCGAACAGCGTCATCCCGAGCGTGTCGGCAAGCGGCGTGATGAGCGCGCCTGCGAGGATGACGGCGCTGACTGCGACGAAGCTTGGCGCCGCGGCGGGACGTGCGGGCAGGAAGCGCGTGAGTTCGAGCCGTTCGCCAGCGATCGTGATCACCAGGAAGGCGAGCCAGAGGGGCACCGCCCCATGCAGGTTGCCGGTGCCGATCCAGACCAGGTTGCCCGCCAGCCAGCAGCCCGCACCCACCGCGAGCATCGCGGTGAACAGCGCCAGTTGCTTCCTGGTAACGACCAGGCTGCCGCCCACGAGCACGCTCGATGCGAGCAAGAACAGGCTCTGCGCCACGACCAGCGGGCCGCCCAACAGCAGCAGCACGCCACCGCCGCCGGCGAGCGCAGGCCCGAGGTAGGGCCACAGCCCGCCCAGGGCGACGGCGCGTTCCAGGCAGATCACTGCGCCGAAGAAGGCGCTGATCATGAGCGCGGCATGGCTGCCGGCTTGAATGGCGGCGACATCGGGCACGCTGATGCCGACACGCGCGAGCCCGGCGAGCACGCCGGTGACGAGCGAGGCGAGACCGAGCACCAGCAGCGGCACCCGGGCGAGCGGCGGAAGTGTGTTCATTGACGCAGGCTGGGGTGTGAGAGGGCGTAACGCTGCGGCGGAAGGAGGGGGGCCGGGCGCGCGTTCATTTCTTCCAGCCGAAGTGCTCGCGCGCCTCGGGCGCCATCTTGTCCGGGCTCCAGGGCGGGTCCCAGACGATCTCGACGCGGATCTCCACCTCGGGCGGCACCAGCGGGTCGAGCACGCTGTCGATGTCGTCGAGGATCATGTCGGCGAGCGGGCAGGCGGGCGAGGTCATCGTCATCTCGATGTAGAGCTCGCCGGGCTTGCTTTCGACTTTGTAGATGAGGCCGAGGTCGACGATGTTCACGCCGACTTCGGGGTCCATCACGCGGCGCAGGGCGTGGCGGATGGCGTCGGGGTCGGGGGTGGGCGGGGTGCTCACGAGGGGCTCCTTGTCTTTACCCGGCATTGTGGGCGAGCTGGCGCGGCGCGCCATGAGCCGGATCAATCGCGTCCGAGCCCACTGGAGTACGCGTCAGTCGTCGAGGTCCTCGAAGGCTTCGTCGGGCGAGAGCGCCAGGCCGACGCTTTCCAACTGCAGCGCGGGGCCGCCGGCTTCGCTGTCGAACATCAGCCAGTGGTCGGCCTCGCGCCGGTAGAGCTCGAGGCGGCGCTGGTCGATGTCGACGATGAGGTATTCCTGCAGGTCGGCGAGCTTGCGGTAGGCGGCGAACTTGGCGCCGCGGTCGTAGGCGGCGGTGGAGTCGGAGAGGACCTCGACGACCAGCTTCGGGTGCTCGATCGCGAGCTCGGCGCGGCGGTCGCGCTCGTCGCAGGTGACCATCACGTCGGGGTAGAAATAGGCGTCGGCGGCGGCGACGAAGAGCTTCATGTCGGCGATGAAGGTCTCGCAGCGAGATCCTTTGAGATGGGACCTGAGGTGGCTCGCGAGCGTCAGCGCGACCAGCGCATGTGCCCGCCGCACCCCCACCATCGCGAAGATTTCACCCGCGATGTATTCGTGCTTGTCCGGCTGCTCGGCTTCCCAGTCGAGGTAGGCCTGGCGATCGATCGGTGCGGCTTCCTGTGCGTGTCCCATCGGGCGGCTCCTGTTGATCTGCCGCCATTGTGGGCGAGCCGCGTGCTGCGTTCAATCTGGCGTGTGGCGATGGGGCGGGCCCATCGCGGATCAATCCAGACGGACCCCGTCGAAGTGCTCGCGCAGCCAGAACTCCATCATCATCAGGATCCACACCATCTCGCCGTAGTAGCCAGGGTGCTCGGGTAGATGCACCGAGAGCAACTCGTCGATGAAGCTCGGGCGGACGATGCCGCGCTGGCGGAAGCTGCCGAGCGCGTCGGCGGCGAGCGCCTTGAGGCCGGCGTGCTGGCAGGCCCATACGCCGAAGGGCAGGCCGAAGCCGTGCTTCTTCTTGGCGATGATCTCGTCGGGCAGGAAGCCGCGCAGCGCCTCCTTGAAGAACCAGCGCAGGGTCAGGCGCTTGAGCTTCCAGTCGGGCGGCAGCGTGGTGGAGAAGTCGGTGAGCTCGTCCGACAGCAGCGGAAAGGCCACGTCCACCCCGGCGAGCTGGGTGGTACCGATGACCTTGGGCAGGTCGTTGTCGGCGAGGGTGTATTTCCAGTCGTAATTGAGCATCAGGTTGATGTGCGAGCGCGCGTTGGTCGCCTTCCACACTTCGCGCTGCTCGGCGTTCGGACGGCCGGTGTCGACGCGGGCGAGGAAGTCGGGTTCGAACACCGTGTCCAGCCCCAGGCGTACCAGCATGTTGTACATGTGGATGCGATCGGGCATGGGCACGCGCGCCTGTTCGACATAGCTCTGGCCCTTGCGGGTGACCGGGATGCGGTCCATGCCGGGCAGCGCCAGTGCGGGCTCGAGCAGGCCGCGGCGCAGCACGCCGGGAACGCCGTCGTACCAGCCGAACACGCGCTGCTTGGCATAGCGGCTGTTGCCGCCGAAGAGTTCGTCGCCGCCGTCGCCGGCGAGGATGCGCGCGACGCCGTCCTCGCGTGCGCGGGTGGCGCAGATCCAGCCCGGCAGCGCCGAGGAGTTGCCGAAGGGCTGGTCGTAGTGGGTGGCGACCTTGGGGATGCCGTCGACGAGGTCGGCGGGGGTGACGTAGTACTCGCGATGGTCGGCGCCGAAGCGTCTGGCGGCGATGCGGGCGTATTCCATCTCGTCGTAGCCGCTGGCGTCGAAGCCGATGGAGTAGGCGCGTGCGGGCTGGCCGAGCACCTTGCACAGCATGCCGGTGACGGTGGAACTGTCGGTGCCGCCGGACAGGAAGCAACCCACGCTGCTGCCGTCGACCTCGCGCCGCACGCCGTCCTCGATGATCTGCAGGAAGCGCGCCTTGGCCTCATCGAAACTCGGGGCGGCGTGCTCGTCGAACTGCGGATTCCACCAGCGGCGCAGTTCGGTCTTGCCGTTGTGCCACTTGAGCAGGTGGCCGTGGGGCAGTCGGGCGATGCCGTCGAAGATGGTCGTCGGCGCCGGGATCATGTGGAAGAAGAGGTATTCGAAGACGGCCTGCGGGGCGACCTTGCGCGCGATGCCGGGAACGGTGTCGGCGCGATCCGAGAAGTGCAGGCGGCCGTCGCGTTCGGCGTAGCAGATCGGCCAGGTGCCGAAGCGGTCGGTGGCGAGCAAGGCTTCGCGGCCGTCGTTGGCCAGCATCACCACGCAGAAGCGGCCGCCGGCCTGCTGCACGGCGTCGTCGCCAAAGCGTGCGAAGGCCTGTGCCCAGGCTGCTGCGGGGCCTTGTGCGGCGTTGATCTGCTGCAGGGCGTCGTCGTGAAAGCGCGGCCGGCCAAGGGCGATGCAGACCCGGCCGCCTTCCTGGAAGGACTTCACCTCGGGCTGGTAAGCCAGCGCGCCGGCAGGGAACTGCAGGCGGGCTATCTGGCCGGGAAGGGAAGTCGCCGCGTCGGGCGTGCCAAAAACTCCACAGAAGCGTTCGCGCACAAGTCTCTCCATCAGCCGCCTTCCGGGGCCGTATTGCATTGAACCGCCGGGATGATGCCCCATGCCGCACAGATTGTCAGTGAACTGTGGCGCAGGTGCTTCGGATGGGGGCGCTGGCGCGGATGGCAGTGGGAGCGAGCTTGCCCGCGAACGTCGCAAGATCGAGCGTCGCTTTCGCGGCCAAGGCCGCTCCCACGGGCGCTGAGCCCGAAGTCCTCGTGGGCGCAACTGTCTGTGGGAGCGGGCTTGCCCGCGAACGTCGCAAGATCCAGCGTCGCTTTCGCGGCCAAGGCCGCTCCCACAGTGCCGCTTGTGTTGAGGGCGCCGCTCAATAGCCTGTCTGCACGGCGCCGGGTAGCCAGCTGGCGGGCGGGGTGATCGGTCGGGTGCCGATCGGCAGCGCGAACTCGGCCGCGGGCTGCAGCGACACGCCGCGTGCCGCGCCTGCGGGCGCGGTGAAATGACGCAGCACGCTGGCGCCGCGCGGGCGGAAGTCGAGCGTGTCCGGGTCCTGCAGCGCGCCGGGCGGGAGCGGGACATTGCCGCGGTAGTCGCCACCGTTGATCAATGTGAGGCTGCCCAGGCCGACGCTCAGATTATTGATGCCCACGATTTCCGCGTTCGCCGGCAGGCGGTCGGACCAGGTGCGCAGGAACAGGGTGCCGGTGTGGCGGTCGCTGAGCAGGGTGTTGTGGGCGAGGTAGAGCGCGCTTTCGGGCCAGGCATTGCCCTCGGCGCCGTAGGCGATGACGGTGGGGTTCTGCGTATTCGCGCTCTGGCCGATGATGTTGCCGACCACGAAGGCGAGCCCGCCGTTGGGTAGGTCGAGTTCGTAGGATGCCTCGCCCTGGGGGCCGTCGTAGAGCAGGTTGTAGCGGATGTCGTTGTAGCGTGCGCGCGACTTGAGCAGATGGCCGCGGTAGCCCTGGTGGAAGCGGCTACCGCTGACCACGAAGCGGGCGATGCGGCCGACGTAGAGCAGGTGAGGCAGCGACTGCGTCTGTTGGGGGGCCTGGGCAAACAGGCTGTCGCGGACGATCAGTTCGGCGTCATCGAAGTTGGCGGCGAGGATGCCGGTCTGGTTGTCGATGAACACGCTGTTGCGCACTTCCAGGCGGCCGCGCTCGAAGCGGATGCCGGCGCCGTTGTGGTCGGCTGCACGCGCGCCACGGAATTCGATGTTGTCGACAAGGAAGTCACCGTCGGCAACTACCCAGATAGCCTTGCCCTGGGCGATCTTGCCATCGGCGTTCAGCACCGGGCGTTCGCCGATGCCGCGGATCGTGAGCCGCTTCTGCCGCCAGGTCGCCACGTCACCACGGTATTCGCCGGGCAGGATCTCGACGATGTCGCCATCCCTGGCCGCCTTGGCGGCCTCGGCGATGCGGGTGAAGGCCTCGCCGGGGCCGACACGCAGGATGTCGGCGTGAGCCGGGAGAGCGAGGGCGGCGATGATAATGGCAAGGCGCCGTGCCGTCTTGCAGGCCTTGGTGAAGTGCCGAGGCACTGCATTCGCGGGCAAGCCCGCTCCCACGACGGCCGGTGCTGCCCCTGTGGGAGAGGGCTTGCCCGCGAACATCGCCTCAGTCTCCCAACTCGCTCGCCAGCGTCTTGCGGTCGATCTTGCCGTTTGGGTTGCGCGGCAGCGGGCCTTCGCGCACCTCGATGCGACCGGGCACCATGTAGGCCGGCATTCGCGTGCGGCATTCGGCAAGCAGCGCCGCGGTGTCGAGCGTGCCGTCGGCGGGCGGGGTGGCGATGACGACGATGCTCTGGCCCAGGGTGTCGTGGGCAATGCCGAAGGCTGCACATTCGCCGACCAGCCTGGTGGCGTAGAGGATCTCCTCCACCTCGGTGGGGCTTACGCGGTAGCCCGAGGTCTTGATCATCTCGTCGCGGCGGCCGATGAAATAGAGGTAACCCTCCTCGTCGCGGCGCACGGTGTCGCCGGAGAACACCGCGATCTCGGGCAGGACCAGGCCGCTCTGCCGACCCGGGGCCTTGGTGGGCAGAGGCTTGAAGCGTTCGGCAGTCTTTTCCGGGTCGTTCCAGTAGCCCATCGCGACCAGCGCACCGCGCTGCACGAGTTCGCCCGGCTCGTTGGGCGCGCATTCGCTGCCATCCTCGCGCAGCACCATGATCTCGGCGTTGGGGATGGCCTTGCCGATCGAGTCGGGGCGGATGTCGGCCTGCGCCGGCGGCAGGTAGGTGGCGCGGAAGGCCTCGGTGAGGCCATACATCAGGAAGGGCTCCGTCCTGGGCAGCATGCCGCGCAGCTTGGTGAGCGTCTCCAGCGGCATGCGTCCGCCGGTGTTGGCGATGTAACGCAGGTGCTCGGTGATGGTGTCCGACCACTGCAGTTGCGAGAGCTGGATCCACAATGGCGGCACTGCGGTGAGGCCGGTGACCTTTTCCTTCTCGACGGCCTTGAGGACGTCGCGCGGCATCAGATAGTTGAGCAGCACCACGCGCGCGCCTGAATGAAACGCGGTGGTGAGCTGCGAGAAGCCGGCGTCGAAGGATAGCGGCAGTGCGGCGAGCAGGGTGTCGCCGGCGTGGTTCTCGAGGTACTGCGCGACGCTCTTGCCGCCCGCAACCATGTTCCGATGAGAGAGCACCACGCCCTTGGGCCGGCCGGTGCTGCCGGACGTATACAAAATGGCGGCCATGTCCGTGTCGATGATGCGGTGGCCGGCGGCGGGCGGCGCGGCGCAGAGTTCCTCCCAACGCACGACGCTGGCGCCGGGCATTTCCGGCCGCGTATCCACCTTGCCGGTGAGCACCACGTGGCGCAGGTCGTGGCAGCTGGCGAGCGTGTCGCGCAGGGTGGCGAAACGTTCGGGCGAGGTCACCAGCACGCGTACGTTGCAGTCCTGCAGGATGTAGCCGACCTGCTCGGCCTTCAGGATCGGGTTGACCGGTACGAAGACGCCCCCCGCCGCGCTGGTGCCGAAGATGGCGGTGACGGTTTCGGGGCGCTTGTCGAGGTAGATCGCTACGCGCTCGCTGCGCTCGAGGCCGAGTGCCAGGAGGCCGGCCGCGAACTGGGCTACGGCAGCGCCGAGTTCGGCGTAGCTCTGCGTGGC
This region of Thauera sp. JM12B12 genomic DNA includes:
- a CDS encoding pyridoxal-dependent decarboxylase, exosortase A system-associated; this encodes MTETRQPPVHTPMSQFRSENGELLVNGQPISRIAARVGRTPFYVYDRSLLDARVAQLRAALPAAVKLHYAMKANPMPALVCHMARLVDGIDVASAGELLVALDAGADPQEISFAGPGKTEAELHQAVAAGILINVESFRELPILAAAQQTLGLPARVAVRVNPDFELKSSGMKMGGGPKQFGVDAEQVPELLAAIGRAGLAFEGFHLFAGSQNLKPESIVEAQQKSFALACLLAEHAPSPVRFLNLGGGFGIPYFPGEQPLELGPIGANLAAIVEQAQSALPQAEIVIELGRYLVGEAGLYVAKVLDKKVSRGHTYLVTDGGLHHHLSASGNFGQVIRKNYPAAIANRMNASEMETVSVVGPLCTPLDLLADRMALPVAQAGDLVAIHQSGAYGATASPQGFLGHPGVVEVLV
- a CDS encoding metal-sulfur cluster assembly factor, giving the protein MSTPPTPDPDAIRHALRRVMDPEVGVNIVDLGLIYKVESKPGELYIEMTMTSPACPLADMILDDIDSVLDPLVPPEVEIRVEIVWDPPWSPDKMAPEAREHFGWKK
- a CDS encoding Uma2 family endonuclease, coding for MGHAQEAAPIDRQAYLDWEAEQPDKHEYIAGEIFAMVGVRRAHALVALTLASHLRSHLKGSRCETFIADMKLFVAAADAYFYPDVMVTCDERDRRAELAIEHPKLVVEVLSDSTAAYDRGAKFAAYRKLADLQEYLIVDIDQRRLELYRREADHWLMFDSEAGGPALQLESVGLALSPDEAFEDLDD
- a CDS encoding asparagine synthase C-terminal domain-containing protein, producing MERLVRERFCGVFGTPDAATSLPGQIARLQFPAGALAYQPEVKSFQEGGRVCIALGRPRFHDDALQQINAAQGPAAAWAQAFARFGDDAVQQAGGRFCVVMLANDGREALLATDRFGTWPICYAERDGRLHFSDRADTVPGIARKVAPQAVFEYLFFHMIPAPTTIFDGIARLPHGHLLKWHNGKTELRRWWNPQFDEHAAPSFDEAKARFLQIIEDGVRREVDGSSVGCFLSGGTDSSTVTGMLCKVLGQPARAYSIGFDASGYDEMEYARIAARRFGADHREYYVTPADLVDGIPKVATHYDQPFGNSSALPGWICATRAREDGVARILAGDGGDELFGGNSRYAKQRVFGWYDGVPGVLRRGLLEPALALPGMDRIPVTRKGQSYVEQARVPMPDRIHMYNMLVRLGLDTVFEPDFLARVDTGRPNAEQREVWKATNARSHINLMLNYDWKYTLADNDLPKVIGTTQLAGVDVAFPLLSDELTDFSTTLPPDWKLKRLTLRWFFKEALRGFLPDEIIAKKKHGFGLPFGVWACQHAGLKALAADALGSFRQRGIVRPSFIDELLSVHLPEHPGYYGEMVWILMMMEFWLREHFDGVRLD
- a CDS encoding acyl-CoA ligase (AMP-forming), exosortase A system-associated, with product MNHTTLLHHLISASAQRSPTAPALTFGGATQSYAELGAAVAQFAAGLLALGLERSERVAIYLDKRPETVTAIFGTSAAGGVFVPVNPILKAEQVGYILQDCNVRVLVTSPERFATLRDTLASCHDLRHVVLTGKVDTRPEMPGASVVRWEELCAAPPAAGHRIIDTDMAAILYTSGSTGRPKGVVLSHRNMVAGGKSVAQYLENHAGDTLLAALPLSFDAGFSQLTTAFHSGARVVLLNYLMPRDVLKAVEKEKVTGLTAVPPLWIQLSQLQWSDTITEHLRYIANTGGRMPLETLTKLRGMLPRTEPFLMYGLTEAFRATYLPPAQADIRPDSIGKAIPNAEIMVLREDGSECAPNEPGELVQRGALVAMGYWNDPEKTAERFKPLPTKAPGRQSGLVLPEIAVFSGDTVRRDEEGYLYFIGRRDEMIKTSGYRVSPTEVEEILYATRLVGECAAFGIAHDTLGQSIVVIATPPADGTLDTAALLAECRTRMPAYMVPGRIEVREGPLPRNPNGKIDRKTLASELGD